A stretch of Coccidioides posadasii str. Silveira chromosome 2, complete sequence DNA encodes these proteins:
- a CDS encoding uncharacterized protein (EggNog:ENOG410PN6W~COG:K), whose product MPSPASTPSSTAGRSTKMNKKTKTIVLKLTSSLLNRFPGVATPGDDQEAKSKASSSSPTSSPTPVGPSAASVDNASEPRSSPPVAEAAATAESSKKKPGTPSKTGTKRAAGSDAGPKPRARPGPKKKARLDDGTVDSNGRSTGPTTTGTHKLGPKANQGAINAGLRALDRTGKPCRRWERKAFQLKSFTGTAWQVRSWRAPPRPKPADVTMTDANTAAATPVDDTNANNKDNIASSAVASERSNAGETATPSFPGNAESSPAPVAAAA is encoded by the exons ATGCCATCCCCAGCCTCGACTCCCTCGTCGACCGCTGGTCGATCGACCAAGATGAacaagaagacgaagacCATCGTCCTCAAGCTCACCTCCTCCCTGCTCAATCGATTTCCCGGCGTCGCCACCCCTGGTGATGACCAGGAAGCGAAGTCCAAGGCCTCGTCGTCGTCTCCCACCTCCTCCCCAACACCCGTCGGTCCCTCTGCTGCCTCTGTCGATAATGCCTCCGAGCCTCGATCGAGCCCACCGGTCGCTGAAGCCGCTGCCACAGCTGAGTCCTCCAAGAAGAAACCAGGCACTCCTTCCAAGACCGGCACCAAGAGAGCAGCTGGAAGCGATGCTGGTCCAAAGCCCAGAGCTCGACCAGGTCCGAAGAAGAAGGCCAGATT GGACGACGGCACTGTAGACAGCAACGGACGAAGCACCGGTCCCACCACGACCGGAACCCACAAACTCGGCCCCAAAGCCAACCAGGGAGCTATCAACGCCGGACTTCGCGCCCTCGACCGAACTGGCAAGCCCTGCCGTAGGTGGGAACGCAAAGCTTTCCAGCTCAAGAGCTTCACAGGCACCGCCTGGCAGGTCCGAAGCTGGCGTGCTCCTCCCAGGCCAAAACCTGCAGACGTCACCATGACCGACGCAAACACAGCCGCCGCGACGCCAGTCGACGATACAAACGCGAACAACAAGGACAACATCGCCTCCAGTGCCGTTGCAAGTGAAAGAAGCAACGCTGGAGAAACAGCCACTCCTTCATTTCCGGGCAACGCCGAAAGCTCTCCCGCTCCGGTGGCGGCTGCGGCTTGA